From one Perca fluviatilis chromosome 10, GENO_Pfluv_1.0, whole genome shotgun sequence genomic stretch:
- the cd74a gene encoding CD74 molecule, major histocompatibility complex, class II invariant chain a, giving the protein MAQSGEDAPLARGSLAGSEEVLVAPAGPTGGSNSRALKVAGLTTLACLLLASQVFTAYMVFDQKEQIHSLQKSTDRMGKQMTRSSPAVAPMRMQMPMNSLPLLMDSTSDQDTTTPLTKLQDTLVSVETQLKDLMQDSQLPQFNETFLANLQSLKQHVNESEWKSFESWMRYWLIFQMAQQSPAAPTAESASVIKTKCQMEAAPGASKIGSYKPQCDEQGRYKPMQCWHATGYCWCVDETGKVIEGTTMRGRPDCQKASLYPRRMMFAPRLMQKTISIDDE; this is encoded by the exons ATGGCCCAATCTGGAGAAGATGCTCCCCTGGCCAGAGGAAGTCTGGCGGGCAGTGAAGAAGTTCTGGTTGCCCCTGCAGGACCCACAGG gggcTCTAACAGTCGTGCCTTGAAGGTGGCAGGCCTGACCACCCTGGCATGTCTGCTGCTGGCCAGCCAGGTCTTCACTGCCTACATGGTGTTTGACCAGAAGGAGCAGATCCACTCACTGCAGAAGAGCACAGACAGAAtgggcaaacagatgacccgcTCATCCCCAG ctGTGGCTCCAATGAGGATGCAGATGCCCATGAACAGCCTTCCTCTGCTGATGGACTCCACTTCGGATCAGGACACCACGACACCCCTGACT AAACTGCAGGACACTCTTGTGAGCGTGGAGACGCAGCTGAAGGATCTCATGCAG GACTCCCAGCTGCCTCAGTTCAATGAGACCTTCCTGGCCAACCTGCAGAGCCTGAAGCAGCATGTGAATGAGAGCGAGTGGAAG AGCTTTGAGTCCTGGATGCGTTACTGGCTGATCTTCCAGATGGCCCAGCAGAGTCCTGCTGCTCCAACAGCTGAATCAG CCTCTGTGATCAAGACCAAATGCCAGATGGAGGCAGCACCTGGAGCCTCCAAGATCGGTTCCTACAAGCCCCAGTGTGACGAGCAGGGCCGCTACAAGCCCATGCAGTGCTGGCACGCCACTGGCTACTGCTGGTGTGTGGACGAGACTGGCAAAGTCATCGAGGGCACCACCATGCGCGGCCGCCCCGACTGTCAGAAAG CCTCACTTTATCCTCGTCGCATGATGTTTGCGCCCAGGCTGATGCAGAAGACCATCAGCATCGATG ATGAGTGA
- the LOC120567307 gene encoding kinesin-like protein klp-20 has protein sequence MFLQLCEGAETVRVGVVLTEKPDCVVIDEEGHGVDYKSGKDEEAKSFPFDQVVTVDNIQSFHPELLQPLTGSISSGYNGALLICGASSEKISTLIDHNIIKQVLADLFSHMLSQAGKEELFISVSYLQFYPDGSAVDLLSPNADRQTLKLVAHDILGSLVGGLSEVCVCSAEEAYALYETCGERLKANADSISSRCSSLFSVAVEQKLHPEEVESEVCRSKLQLFRLAGGASRTDLRGVSPLVKVVEQTQCEATTSNTILPFLLNDALTGNSRTALIYCIHPRGLLDDETPSALALAQKARNLVTKATVNRWCPRATEQKIRDDIADLRTAMMSQGESDVHNTFRLAELTQNLQIVKNLCWEKRREDSKKIKGITQSCRTPNTNLHSSDHREDTGTMKYLQAQLKQEMEEHIREGKGNVEKVQERVARIQQLREALREETLKNGATTEKSDLCQQSQLEYSKAQEQRRQLKEDHRRLIQEEVEKMERDLAQEQLPTEGPERELLVLTRERRVLVMQIEALRAEAQQAERDLQNQYHKHQTELHCLREESLQVFRAFRQVSEEQRRMSEGRYRCVLLEAVQDAVYLSAHNQELQADNKQLRKALGELKDTLAVRGDPTAELLSQQQ, from the exons ATGTTTCTCCAGTTGTGTGAGGGAGCTGAAACAGTGAGAGTGGGAGTTGTACTTACTGAAAAGCCAG ACTGTGTAGTTATTGATGAAGAAGGACATGGCGTGGACTACAAATCTGGAAAGGATGAG GAAGCAAAGTCCTTCCCCTTTGACCAAGTTGTGACTGTTGACAACATACAG AGTTTCCACCCTGAGCTTCTGCAGCCTCTCACTGGGTCAATATCCAGTGGTTATAATGGAGCGCTGCTGATATGTGGAGCCTCCTCAGAGAAGATAAGCACTCTGATTGACCACAATATCATCAAACAG GTCTTGGCAGATCTGTTTAGTCATATGTTGTCGCAAGCTGGGAAAGAGGAGTTGTTCATCTCTGTGTCGTACCTTCAG TTTTATCCAGATGGCAGTGCTGTGGATCTCCTGAGCCCCAACGCAGACAGACAAACTCTAAAACTTGTGGCACATGACATCCTTGGAAG tctcgTAGGAGGTTtaagtgaggtgtgtgtgtgttcagcagAAGAAGCCTATGCTCTGTATGAAACATGCGGCGAGAGACTGAAGGCCAATGCAGACTCCATTTCCAGCAG GTGTAGTTCCCTGTTCTCTGTCGCTGTTGAGCAGAAACTTCATCCAGAAGAGGTGGAGTCTGAGGTCTGCCGCAGCAAACTGCAGCTGTTCAGACTGGCAGGAGGAGCCAGCCGGACTGACCTCAGAGG AGTCAGCCCACTGGTGAAGGTTGTGGAGCAAACCCAATGTGAAGCCACAACAAGTAACACGATCCTCCCTTTCCTCCTAAATGATGCATTAACTGGAAACAGCAGGACGGCCCTCATCTACTGTATCCACCCTCGAG GTCTTCTAGATGACGAGACCCCCTCTGCTTTAGCTTTGGCTCAGAAAGCGAGAAATTTGGTAACTAAGGCCACTGTTAATCGCTGGTGTCCAAGGGCAACTGAGCAAAAGATCCGAGATGACATTGCGGATCTAAGAACCGCGATGATGTCACAGGGGGAAAGTGATGTTCACAACACCTTCAGGCTAGCAGAGCTGACCCAAAACCTGCAG ATTGTGAAAAATCTGTGTTgggagaagaggagggaagacTCAAAGAAGATAAAAGGCATAACACAG AGTTGTCGGACCCCAAATACCAATTTGCACAGCAGTGATCACAGAGAGGATACAGGcacaatgaaatatttacaaGCCCAACTGAAACAAGAAATGGAAGAACATATCAGAG AAGGTAAAGGGAACGTGGAGAAAGTGCAGGAGAGAGTAGCAAGAATCCAGCAGCTGAGAGAGGCTCTCAGAGAGGAGACACTGAAGAACGGGGCTACTACTGAGAAATCTGACCTCTGTCAACAA TCTCAGCTGGAATACAGCAAAGCACAGGAGCAGAGGAGGCAACTTAAGGAGGACCACAGGAGATTAAttcaggaggaggtggagaagatggagagagactTGGCACAGGAACAGCTACCG ACAGAAGGCCCCGAGAGAGAGCTGCTGGTGCTGACCAGAGAGAGGCGGGTCCTGGTGATGCAGATAGAGGCCCTGCGCGCTGAGGCCCAGCAGGCTGAGAGAGACCTGCAGAATCAATATCATAAACATCAAACAGAGCTGCACTGTCTGAGAGAAGAGAGCCTGCAG GTGTTCAGAGCGTTCCGTCAGGTAAGCGAGGAGCAGAGGAGGATGTCAGAGGGCAGATACAGATGTGTGCTGCTGGAGGCTGTGCAGGATGCCGTCTACCTGTCGGCCCACAACCAGGAGCTGCAGGCTGACAACAAACAACTCCGTAAAG cacTGGGAGAGTTAAAGGATACTCTAGCTGTGCGAGGTGATCCTACGGCTGAACTGTTATCCCAACAACAATAA
- the slc35a4 gene encoding probable UDP-sugar transporter protein SLC35A4, with product MIVIQNVGPSSLVRIRRLWTKRILWGVLFGLMVLIYGSHAPLITLTKVDGQVPFNPSSCVVMIELSKLLISVATLVLTGGTSALRAPPPLGRVAPYAVPAVLYAFNNNLVVLMQAYMDPSSYQVLSNLKIASTALLYSLCLGKRLRPSQWLALGLLMGAGVCHSYSSLDLGDRERAEAEEGPRLYITAWGLFLVLVYCCVSGLAAVYTERVLKSQKLPLSLQNFYLYGFGVAINGLSSFSFVAGEKSFLEGYSGVVWAIIAGQAANGLLMSVVLKHGSGITRLFVISCSMLVNALLSWAILGLQLTPIFLLSVSMIGLAAYLYYR from the coding sequence ATGATTGTGATCCAGAATGTGGGACCCAGTTCCCTAGTAAGGATTAGGAGACTATGGACGAAAAGGATTCTGTGGGGTGTCCTCTTTGGGCTGATGGTCCTTATCTATGGCTCTCATGCACCGCTCATCACTCTCACCAAGGTAGATGGTCAAGTCCCTTTCAACCCCTCATCATGTGTTGTCATGATTGAGTTATCCAAACTCTTGATTTCTGTGGCGACTCTTGTTCTAACAGGGGGTACATCCGCCTTACGTGCTCCTCCACCTCTAGGCCGCGTGGCCCCCTATGCAGTCCCTGCCGTACTCTACGCCTTCAACAACAACCTGGTAGTTCTCATGCAGGCCTACATGGACCCAAGCTCATACCAAGTCCTTTCTAACCTGAAAATTGCCTCCACGGCCCTGCTGTACTCCCTCTGCCTAGGCAAGAGGCTCCGGCCTTCTCAGTGGTTAGCTCTGGGGCTCCTCATGGGTGCAGGGGTGTGCCACAGCTACAGCAGCCTGGATCTAGGGGACCGTGAGAGGGCTGAAGCTGAGGAAGGTCCCAGGCTTTATATCACAGCTTGGGGGCTTTTCCTTGTGCTGGTGTACTGCTGTGTTTCAGGGCTGGCAGCAGTTTATACAGAGAGGGTGCTGAAGAGCCAGAAGCTGCCCCTCAGCTTGCAGAATTTCTACCTCTATGGGTTTGGTGTGGCCATCAACGGGCTCTCATCGTTCTCCTTTGTAGCAGGCGAAAAGAGCTTTCTGGAGGGTTACTCTGGGGTGGTTTGGGCCATTATAGCAGGGCAGGCAGCTAACGGACTCCTGATGTCTGTGGTGCTCAAGCACGGCAGTGGAATCACTAGactgtttgtcatttcctgCTCCATGCTGGTTAATGCTCTGTTGTCTTGGGCCATCTTAGGGCTGCAGCTCACACCGATTTTCCTCCTATCTGTGTCTATGATTGGACTGGCAGCTTACCTTTACTACAGATAG
- the LOC120567311 gene encoding SLC35A4 upstream open reading frame protein isoform X2, which produces MADDKDPLKRLKDLTQLKNQLEEIQRRVENEVSVGIPPGGSVLGSPFLKGFLAGYVVAKLRSSAFLGVLLGTITGIYAAQNYQVPNIERTMKEYMNSLKKGKK; this is translated from the exons ATGGCGGATGACAAG GATCCTCTGAAACGGTTGAAAGATCTGACGCAGCTCAAAAATCAGTTGGAGGAAATCCAGAGGCGAGTAGAGAACGAAGTTTCTGTAGGAATCCCTCCG GGAGGCTCAGTGTTGGGATCTCCATTTCTGAAGGGCTTCCTGGCCGGCTATGTGGTGGCCAAGCTACGCTCCTCTGCTTTCCTGGGAGTGCTGCTGGGAACAATCACTGGCATATACGCAGCACAGAACTATCAAGTGCCCAACATCGAAAGGACCATGAAAGAGTATATGAACAGcttgaaaaaaggaaagaaataa
- the LOC120567311 gene encoding SLC35A4 upstream open reading frame protein isoform X3 — MDPLKRLKDLTQLKNQLEEIQRRVENEVSVGIPPGGSVLGSPFLKGFLAGYVVAKLRSSAFLGVLLGTITGIYAAQNYQVPNIERTMKEYMNSLKKGKK, encoded by the exons ATG GATCCTCTGAAACGGTTGAAAGATCTGACGCAGCTCAAAAATCAGTTGGAGGAAATCCAGAGGCGAGTAGAGAACGAAGTTTCTGTAGGAATCCCTCCG GGAGGCTCAGTGTTGGGATCTCCATTTCTGAAGGGCTTCCTGGCCGGCTATGTGGTGGCCAAGCTACGCTCCTCTGCTTTCCTGGGAGTGCTGCTGGGAACAATCACTGGCATATACGCAGCACAGAACTATCAAGTGCCCAACATCGAAAGGACCATGAAAGAGTATATGAACAGcttgaaaaaaggaaagaaataa
- the LOC120567311 gene encoding SLC35A4 upstream open reading frame protein isoform X1 has protein sequence MTATARGGGQKIGSSQQKLAVKLDPLKRLKDLTQLKNQLEEIQRRVENEVSVGIPPGGSVLGSPFLKGFLAGYVVAKLRSSAFLGVLLGTITGIYAAQNYQVPNIERTMKEYMNSLKKGKK, from the exons ATGACAGCCACTGCTAGAGGAGGAGGACAAAAAATCGGTTCCTCTCAGCAGAAATTGGCCGTAAAATTA GATCCTCTGAAACGGTTGAAAGATCTGACGCAGCTCAAAAATCAGTTGGAGGAAATCCAGAGGCGAGTAGAGAACGAAGTTTCTGTAGGAATCCCTCCG GGAGGCTCAGTGTTGGGATCTCCATTTCTGAAGGGCTTCCTGGCCGGCTATGTGGTGGCCAAGCTACGCTCCTCTGCTTTCCTGGGAGTGCTGCTGGGAACAATCACTGGCATATACGCAGCACAGAACTATCAAGTGCCCAACATCGAAAGGACCATGAAAGAGTATATGAACAGcttgaaaaaaggaaagaaataa